In Aquimarina spinulae, a single window of DNA contains:
- a CDS encoding ABC transporter ATP-binding protein codes for MAEKSGKAFDFKLFRRLITYTNPYRLTFYFVGFSAILLAILSIVNPYLLRETIDRTIIPKDGELLVYFICLMLGVLFLDVITQFLFIYFANWLGQEVIRDIRVKLFEHMLGFKKQYYDQSAVGRLVTRAVSDIETIASIFSQGLFMIISDLLKMLAILCYMLYQSWQLALLVFVVLPLVVYATRIFQQKMKVAFEEVRTQVSNLNSFVQERITGMKIVQLFTREEIEYSNFKEINEKHKKGWIKTVWYNSIFFPIAEMSSSITIGLIVWFGGLKAAQGDEVTLGLVIAFIQLSQILFRPLRQIADKFNTLQMGMVAANRVFAILDTDSKIENNGTQLLEKIKGKITFDDVRFSYIENEEVLKGISFNVEAGETVAIVGATGAGKSTIINLLSRFYEIGGGVISIDDIDIKTIELKSLRNHIAVVLQDVFLFADTILNNITLNNEEILEEQVCQAAKEIGIHDFIMSLPDGYNYNVKERGAMLSSGQRQLISFLRAYVTNPGILVLDEATSSIDSHSEQLIQNATNKITKGRTSIVIAHRLATIKKADKIIVMDQGKIVEQGNHNELLQIENGYYRNLYEVQFADVTE; via the coding sequence ATGGCAGAAAAGAGTGGTAAAGCTTTTGATTTTAAACTTTTCAGACGGTTGATTACATATACTAATCCTTACCGACTGACTTTTTATTTTGTAGGTTTTTCGGCTATTTTGTTGGCTATCTTGTCTATTGTTAATCCTTATTTACTTAGAGAGACAATAGACAGAACTATTATTCCTAAAGATGGCGAGCTATTGGTTTATTTTATTTGCTTAATGCTGGGAGTTTTGTTTCTGGATGTGATCACCCAATTCTTGTTTATCTACTTTGCTAACTGGTTAGGGCAAGAAGTAATTCGAGATATTAGAGTGAAATTGTTTGAGCATATGCTTGGTTTTAAAAAACAATATTATGATCAGTCTGCTGTAGGTAGATTGGTGACTCGGGCTGTAAGTGATATCGAAACTATAGCCAGTATTTTTAGTCAAGGGTTGTTTATGATTATAAGTGATTTGTTAAAAATGCTAGCAATTTTATGTTATATGCTCTACCAGAGTTGGCAACTTGCATTGCTGGTATTTGTTGTGTTGCCTCTGGTTGTCTATGCTACGCGAATTTTTCAGCAAAAGATGAAAGTAGCTTTTGAGGAAGTAAGAACCCAGGTTTCTAATCTTAATTCATTTGTACAGGAACGAATTACAGGAATGAAGATCGTTCAATTGTTTACAAGAGAAGAAATTGAATATTCTAATTTTAAAGAAATTAATGAAAAACATAAAAAAGGTTGGATAAAAACTGTTTGGTATAACTCTATATTTTTTCCTATTGCAGAGATGTCCAGCTCTATAACCATAGGATTGATTGTTTGGTTTGGAGGATTAAAAGCTGCACAAGGAGATGAGGTTACTCTGGGACTGGTTATTGCATTTATCCAGCTCTCTCAAATTTTGTTTAGACCCTTACGGCAGATAGCAGATAAATTTAATACACTACAGATGGGAATGGTGGCCGCCAATCGCGTGTTTGCCATTTTGGATACAGATTCTAAAATTGAGAATAATGGTACGCAGTTATTAGAAAAGATAAAAGGTAAAATTACATTTGATGATGTACGATTTAGCTATATCGAAAATGAAGAAGTATTAAAAGGAATCTCTTTTAATGTTGAAGCAGGAGAGACTGTAGCAATAGTAGGAGCAACAGGAGCGGGGAAATCTACTATTATTAATTTGCTTAGCAGGTTTTATGAAATAGGTGGAGGAGTGATTTCTATCGACGATATCGATATTAAAACTATTGAGTTAAAATCATTGCGAAACCATATTGCAGTGGTGCTCCAGGATGTGTTTTTATTTGCAGATACGATTCTTAATAATATTACTTTGAATAATGAAGAGATTTTAGAAGAACAGGTGTGTCAGGCTGCAAAAGAGATAGGGATTCATGATTTTATTATGAGTCTTCCAGATGGGTATAACTATAATGTAAAAGAAAGAGGCGCTATGCTTTCTTCGGGACAACGCCAGCTTATTTCTTTTTTAAGAGCGTATGTTACTAATCCAGGTATTTTGGTGTTAGATGAAGCTACATCATCGATAGATTCGCATAGTGAACAATTGATTCAGAACGCAACAAACAAAATTACAAAAGGAAGAACTTCTATTGTTATTGCCCATCGATTAGCGACTATTAAAAAAGCAGATAAAATTATTGTAATGGATCAAGGTAAAATTGTAGAACAAGGTAATCATAATGAATTGCTCCAAATCGAAAATGGGTATTACAGAAATTTATACGAAGTACAATTTGCAGATGTAACCGAGTAA
- the truA gene encoding tRNA pseudouridine(38-40) synthase TruA has protein sequence MKYFLELSYNGTPYHGWQRQPNAISVQEVLENSLSTILRDKIDVVGAGRTDAGVHAKQIMAHFDCRDILDTEQFKYKLNAILPAEIAIQNVCRVHQNAHARFDAVSRSYEYYITLIKDPFSIHKSYYFKKPLDIDLMNEAAKLLLNYTNFKCFSKSKTDVKTYNCTITNATWENHGDQLVFKISANRFLRNMVRAIVGTLIEIGEHKLNNEDLITIIKSEDRSQAGYSVPAHGLYLTAVEYPNKIYTI, from the coding sequence ATGAAATATTTTTTAGAACTTTCATATAACGGAACTCCATATCATGGATGGCAACGACAACCTAATGCAATTTCTGTGCAGGAAGTTCTAGAGAATTCGTTATCTACTATTTTACGCGATAAAATTGATGTGGTTGGAGCAGGAAGAACAGATGCTGGTGTTCATGCAAAACAAATTATGGCTCATTTTGATTGCAGAGATATATTAGATACAGAGCAATTTAAATATAAACTTAATGCAATTTTACCGGCAGAAATTGCAATCCAGAATGTATGTCGTGTGCACCAAAATGCTCATGCCAGGTTTGATGCAGTAAGTAGGTCGTATGAGTATTATATTACATTAATAAAAGACCCTTTTAGTATTCATAAATCTTATTATTTTAAAAAACCATTGGATATAGATTTAATGAATGAAGCTGCTAAATTACTGTTAAACTATACTAATTTTAAATGTTTTAGTAAGTCCAAAACCGATGTAAAAACGTATAATTGTACAATCACAAATGCAACCTGGGAAAATCATGGTGATCAATTAGTTTTTAAGATTTCGGCCAATCGTTTTCTTAGAAATATGGTTAGAGCAATTGTGGGGACACTTATCGAGATTGGAGAACATAAATTAAATAATGAGGATTTAATAACTATTATTAAAAGTGAAGATCGGAGTCAGGCCGGATATTCGGTTCCTGCTCATGGGCTTTATTTAACAGCTGTAGAATATCCTAATAAAATATATACAATATAG
- a CDS encoding metallophosphoesterase family protein produces MKKILLLSDTHSYIDSRILHYVNEADEIWHAGDIGDLKVTDAIEALKPLKAVYGNIDDDKARATYPLHQRFNCEGVSVWITHIGGYPPKYNINTRDEIKSNPPQLFICGHSHILKVIPDKKNGVLHMNPGAAGKHGFHKVRTMLRFTLDSGNIENLEVIELGKK; encoded by the coding sequence TTGAAAAAAATACTTCTACTTAGCGATACCCATAGTTATATTGATTCCCGCATATTGCATTATGTTAATGAAGCCGACGAAATTTGGCATGCTGGGGATATTGGTGATCTTAAAGTGACCGATGCTATCGAAGCTTTAAAACCTCTTAAGGCCGTATACGGAAATATAGATGATGATAAAGCCCGGGCGACATATCCCTTACACCAAAGATTTAATTGCGAAGGAGTCTCTGTATGGATCACTCACATAGGAGGGTATCCTCCAAAATACAATATAAACACTCGAGATGAGATTAAATCAAACCCACCTCAATTATTTATCTGCGGTCATTCGCATATTCTAAAAGTAATACCTGATAAAAAAAATGGGGTATTACATATGAATCCCGGTGCAGCAGGCAAACATGGGTTTCACAAAGTAAGAACAATGCTCAGGTTTACACTAGATTCTGGTAATATCGAAAATCTGGAAGTCATCGAATTAGGAAAAAAATAA
- a CDS encoding DUF4293 domain-containing protein codes for MLQRIQTIYLLLAAAVSGGLCMYLPYGIDANGVALYAKGELFLLGMFLGSAILSLISIFLFKNRKLQFVLGRINILLNFILLGVFVYWSLTVSGETQVSEKGIGMIIPVISIVLLVMANKAIKKDENLVKSVDRLR; via the coding sequence ATGTTACAACGAATTCAAACCATATACCTTTTATTAGCTGCTGCAGTTTCTGGAGGACTTTGTATGTATTTACCATATGGGATAGATGCTAATGGTGTAGCACTTTATGCTAAAGGAGAATTATTTCTTTTAGGAATGTTTTTGGGATCAGCGATTTTATCTCTGATTTCAATTTTTTTATTTAAAAATAGAAAGCTTCAATTTGTATTGGGGCGTATCAATATCTTATTAAACTTTATTTTACTAGGAGTATTTGTTTATTGGTCACTAACGGTATCTGGAGAAACTCAGGTTTCAGAGAAAGGTATTGGGATGATCATTCCTGTTATTTCTATCGTTTTATTAGTGATGGCCAACAAGGCTATTAAAAAGGATGAGAATCTTGTAAAATCTGTAGACCGATTACGATAA
- the rho gene encoding transcription termination factor Rho produces MLEISELKAKKLPELQEIAKNLNVPKFRTLKKLDLVYQILDYQATNPNKVKQVVAEDTSEKTDSEKPKPNVRQRRPRARKPDGPTNPAKKDNKAPKEQKSEVTKPLPSEETVSKEKENTDKKNKPHQNRDDKKDNRNRGNDKSQQNKSRNNNPNNTNKKENGNRDNRNRYKEPDFEFDAIIESEGVLDIMQDGYGFLRSSDYNYLSSPDDIYVSQSQIRLFGLKTGDTVLGQVRPPKEGEKYFPLIKVNKINGLDPQVVRDRVSFEHLTPLFPQEKFNIAERQSTISTRIMDLFAPIGKGQRGMIVSQPKTGKTMLLKDVANAIAANHPEVYQMILLIDERPEEVTDMQRNVKGEVIASTFDKEANEHVKVANIVLEKAKRLVECGHDVVILLDSITRLARAYNTVQPASGKILSGGVDANALHKPKRFFGAARNIENGGSLTIIATALTETGSKMDEVIFEEFKGTGNMELQLDRKISNRRIFPAIDLTSSSTRRDDILLDETTIQRMWVMRKYLADMNPVEAMEFINERFKQTRNNDEFLISMNG; encoded by the coding sequence ATGTTAGAGATTTCCGAATTAAAAGCAAAAAAGCTTCCTGAATTGCAAGAAATTGCAAAAAACCTTAATGTACCGAAGTTTCGTACCTTAAAAAAATTAGATTTAGTATATCAAATACTAGATTATCAAGCCACAAATCCTAACAAGGTAAAGCAAGTGGTAGCTGAGGATACTTCAGAAAAAACAGATTCTGAAAAACCCAAACCCAATGTTCGTCAAAGAAGACCTCGTGCTCGTAAACCAGACGGACCTACAAATCCTGCTAAAAAAGACAACAAAGCTCCTAAAGAACAAAAAAGCGAAGTGACCAAACCACTTCCTTCAGAGGAAACTGTTTCTAAAGAGAAAGAAAACACCGACAAAAAAAATAAACCTCACCAAAATAGAGACGATAAAAAGGACAATCGAAACAGAGGTAATGATAAGTCTCAACAAAATAAATCTCGAAATAACAATCCTAACAACACTAATAAAAAGGAGAACGGAAATCGAGACAATAGAAATCGATATAAAGAACCAGATTTTGAGTTTGATGCCATCATCGAAAGTGAAGGTGTACTAGACATTATGCAAGATGGATATGGCTTTTTAAGATCTAGTGACTACAACTATCTTTCTTCTCCAGATGATATCTATGTATCACAATCACAAATCAGACTTTTTGGACTTAAAACAGGTGATACTGTATTAGGACAAGTAAGACCTCCTAAAGAAGGTGAAAAATATTTCCCTCTTATTAAGGTAAATAAAATTAACGGACTTGATCCGCAAGTAGTTCGTGATAGAGTTTCTTTTGAACATTTGACTCCTCTATTTCCGCAAGAAAAATTTAATATTGCAGAAAGACAAAGTACAATCTCTACCAGGATAATGGATTTATTTGCGCCTATAGGAAAAGGACAACGTGGTATGATAGTATCACAACCTAAAACCGGTAAGACCATGCTACTTAAGGATGTTGCTAATGCCATTGCAGCAAATCATCCCGAAGTATACCAAATGATCCTTCTTATAGATGAAAGACCAGAAGAAGTTACAGATATGCAGCGTAATGTAAAAGGAGAAGTAATCGCTTCTACCTTTGACAAAGAAGCTAACGAGCATGTAAAAGTAGCTAACATCGTACTAGAAAAAGCCAAAAGATTAGTAGAGTGTGGTCATGATGTAGTCATTCTATTAGATTCAATCACAAGACTAGCCAGAGCATACAACACTGTACAACCCGCTAGTGGAAAAATATTAAGTGGTGGTGTAGATGCTAATGCTTTACACAAACCAAAACGTTTCTTTGGTGCTGCACGTAACATAGAAAATGGAGGTTCATTAACTATCATCGCAACAGCATTAACAGAAACAGGTTCTAAAATGGACGAAGTAATCTTTGAAGAATTCAAAGGAACTGGTAACATGGAACTACAATTAGATCGTAAAATCTCTAATCGTAGAATTTTCCCTGCTATTGACCTTACATCTTCAAGTACTCGTCGAGATGACATTCTATTAGACGAAACAACTATTCAAAGAATGTGGGTAATGCGAAAATATCTTGCAGATATGAACCCAGTAGAAGCGATGGAATTTATTAATGAACGTTTTAAGCAAACAAGAAATAATGACGAGTTCCTTATTTCTATGAACGGATAA
- the msrA gene encoding peptide-methionine (S)-S-oxide reductase MsrA, which produces MKNILYIIWSAVLLFSSCQSNSQSVNNKKEVTSNENITPVSVKPIDGTERAYFASGCFWCVEAIYESVKGVKESISGYSGGHTKNPTYQSSNTGRTGHAEAVEIIYDPKIVSFSTLVDVYFGSQNPTQANGQGPDHGSQYRSIIFYQNKEQKKIIEDKKEALGKKLNRRIAAEILPFQKFWKGEAYHQDYEKRNPGNPYIRNISVPRLKRFQTKFPNLIKEKH; this is translated from the coding sequence ATGAAAAATATACTATATATAATATGGAGTGCTGTTTTATTATTCTCGAGTTGCCAAAGCAATAGCCAATCAGTTAATAATAAAAAAGAAGTTACATCAAACGAAAATATCACACCAGTGAGCGTTAAACCTATTGACGGTACAGAAAGAGCTTATTTTGCCAGTGGATGTTTTTGGTGCGTTGAAGCTATTTACGAAAGCGTGAAAGGCGTTAAAGAATCTATCTCTGGCTACTCAGGAGGCCATACCAAAAACCCAACATACCAATCAAGTAATACTGGGCGAACAGGACATGCCGAAGCCGTAGAGATCATTTATGATCCAAAAATTGTTTCTTTTTCAACTTTGGTAGATGTATATTTTGGATCACAAAATCCAACACAGGCTAATGGACAAGGTCCAGATCATGGCTCGCAATACAGATCGATTATCTTTTATCAAAACAAAGAGCAGAAAAAAATAATCGAAGACAAGAAAGAAGCATTAGGCAAAAAACTAAACCGAAGAATAGCAGCAGAAATATTACCATTTCAAAAATTCTGGAAAGGAGAGGCTTATCATCAAGATTATGAAAAAAGAAACCCAGGCAACCCCTACATACGTAATATATCTGTCCCCAGGTTAAAAAGATTTCAAACAAAATTCCCTAACCTTATTAAAGAAAAACATTGA
- a CDS encoding SH3 domain-containing protein: MKSIFTFILLLVITFSSAHAQDGQYLMSSNKLEVRSGPGLQFNTIAEVPQGTQVYVMSSNYGEWSAIQFKKMNGFVLSKLLTEDSRIADAERAAQEAAAKREAAKQAASRAIAQAEAAKKAAEEAARKAIANAERLKREAEAAAAKAIADAEAAKRSKDVAAQRALADTEETRKAVEEANRRAARGSNVASNPIESTTPSYGSSSNTSSPKAASIEVSREDKYSSWEKKTYKSGATPKSFNFKGKFDYKLDNYLKIKVGKNTEVVIKMYKMGKTKADDQLVRVTFINSNATQFIRNIPEGEYYLKIAYGKEWKETTENGKKFGTFTKNALYEHSKQILDFNTVKTSKGINVPSYNLALDLLPSGGGYSTGSDDNITASKFNEN, from the coding sequence ATGAAGTCTATTTTTACATTTATTCTGCTTTTGGTGATTACTTTCTCGTCTGCTCATGCTCAGGATGGGCAATACTTAATGTCTTCTAATAAATTAGAAGTTCGAAGTGGTCCAGGTCTACAATTTAATACCATCGCCGAGGTTCCTCAAGGAACTCAGGTGTATGTAATGAGCTCTAATTATGGAGAATGGAGTGCAATACAGTTCAAGAAAATGAACGGATTTGTACTTAGTAAGCTATTAACCGAGGATAGTCGAATTGCAGATGCAGAAAGAGCTGCTCAAGAAGCAGCAGCAAAAAGAGAAGCTGCAAAACAAGCAGCATCAAGAGCAATTGCACAGGCAGAAGCTGCCAAAAAAGCTGCAGAAGAAGCAGCAAGAAAAGCAATTGCTAACGCAGAACGTCTAAAGAGAGAAGCAGAAGCAGCAGCTGCAAAAGCTATTGCAGATGCAGAAGCAGCAAAACGATCAAAAGATGTTGCTGCGCAACGAGCTCTTGCAGACACAGAAGAAACAAGAAAAGCGGTGGAAGAAGCTAACAGAAGAGCTGCAAGAGGTTCGAATGTAGCCTCTAATCCTATCGAATCTACAACACCATCTTATGGTTCTAGCTCAAATACGAGCTCTCCTAAAGCTGCTTCTATAGAAGTATCTAGAGAAGATAAGTACTCTAGCTGGGAGAAAAAGACATATAAGTCTGGTGCAACTCCAAAATCATTTAACTTTAAAGGTAAGTTTGACTATAAATTAGACAACTACCTAAAAATTAAAGTAGGAAAAAATACAGAAGTTGTTATTAAGATGTACAAAATGGGTAAAACCAAAGCTGATGACCAGTTAGTACGTGTAACTTTTATCAACTCTAATGCTACTCAGTTTATCAGAAACATTCCAGAAGGAGAATACTACCTGAAAATTGCATACGGTAAGGAATGGAAAGAAACTACTGAGAATGGTAAAAAATTCGGAACTTTTACTAAGAACGCTTTATATGAGCATAGTAAACAAATCTTAGATTTTAACACAGTTAAAACTTCTAAGGGTATCAACGTTCCTTCATATAATTTAGCACTAGATCTTCTTCCTAGTGGAGGTGGATATAGTACTGGTAGTGATGACAACATTACTGCAAGTAAATTTAACGAAAATTAA
- a CDS encoding bifunctional 5,10-methylenetetrahydrofolate dehydrogenase/5,10-methenyltetrahydrofolate cyclohydrolase: MEILDGKKVSNDIKDEITVEVQKMKERGEKVPHLAAVLVGNDGASLTYVGSKVRACERIGFESTLVKMPDTTSEIELLAKIKELNEDDDIDGFIVQLPLPPQIDEQKILLAVHPDKDVDGFHPMNFGRMALEMPAFISATPFGILELLERYNVETKGKHTVVIGRSHIVGRPISILMGRKGSPGNSTVTLTHSHTKNIEQIIAQADIVISALGVPNFLKAEMVKENAVVIDVGITRVSDESTPKGYRIVGDVDFENVSKKASFITPVPGGVGPMTIAMLLKNTLLARERHQNNK, from the coding sequence ATGGAAATATTAGATGGAAAAAAAGTAAGCAACGATATTAAAGATGAAATAACTGTTGAAGTTCAAAAAATGAAAGAACGTGGTGAAAAAGTGCCACATCTTGCAGCAGTTCTGGTAGGTAATGACGGTGCTAGTTTAACCTATGTGGGTAGTAAAGTTAGGGCTTGTGAACGAATAGGTTTTGAATCTACTTTAGTAAAAATGCCTGATACTACCAGTGAAATAGAACTGTTAGCTAAGATTAAAGAGCTTAATGAAGATGATGATATCGATGGTTTTATAGTGCAATTGCCATTACCTCCTCAGATTGATGAACAAAAAATACTTTTAGCGGTACACCCTGATAAGGATGTGGATGGTTTTCATCCTATGAATTTTGGAAGAATGGCGCTAGAGATGCCAGCCTTTATTTCTGCTACTCCGTTTGGTATTTTAGAATTATTAGAACGCTACAATGTAGAGACCAAAGGAAAACATACTGTGGTAATTGGTAGAAGTCATATTGTAGGTAGGCCTATTAGTATTTTAATGGGAAGAAAAGGTTCTCCTGGTAATTCTACAGTAACATTAACCCATAGTCATACTAAAAATATTGAGCAAATCATTGCTCAGGCAGATATTGTTATTTCTGCCCTGGGAGTTCCTAATTTTTTGAAAGCCGAGATGGTGAAAGAGAATGCAGTTGTTATTGATGTTGGAATTACAAGAGTTTCTGATGAATCTACTCCAAAAGGATATAGGATTGTTGGGGATGTAGATTTTGAAAATGTAAGTAAAAAAGCATCTTTTATTACTCCTGTACCCGGAGGAGTGGGGCCAATGACAATAGCGATGTTACTTAAAAATACATTATTAGCAAGAGAAAGACATCAAAATAATAAATAA
- the ffh gene encoding signal recognition particle protein: MFDNLSDKLDKALHILKGHGQITEVNVAETLKEVRRALVDADVNYKIAKEFTSTVKEKALGQNVLKSLKPGQLMVKLVKDELTELMGGDVVEVDLSGKPSVILMSGLQGSGKTTFSGKLANFLATKKTKKPLLVACDVYRPAAIDQLHVVGEQINVEVFSDRGNNDPVAIAKAGVAHAEANGFNVVIIDTAGRLAVDEVMMTEIANIHKAVTPNETLFVVDSMTGQDAVNTAKAFNDVLNFDGVILTKLDGDTRGGAAISIKSVVDKPIKFIGTGEKMEAIDVFYPSRMADRILGMGDVVSLVERAQEQFDEEEARKLQKKIAKNQFGFDDFLKQIQQIKKMGNMKDLIGMIPGAGKMMKNMDIDDDAFRHIEAIIHSMTPEERSKPQIINSSRKKRIGKGSGTSIQQVNQLLKQFDQMSKMMKMMQGGGGKRMMQMMGKMK; encoded by the coding sequence ATGTTTGATAATTTAAGTGATAAGCTAGATAAGGCTTTACATATTCTAAAAGGTCATGGGCAGATAACAGAAGTAAATGTTGCAGAGACACTTAAGGAGGTGCGAAGAGCATTAGTTGATGCCGATGTAAATTATAAAATTGCTAAAGAATTTACCTCAACAGTAAAAGAAAAAGCATTAGGTCAAAATGTTTTAAAAAGCCTTAAACCAGGGCAGTTGATGGTGAAACTTGTCAAGGATGAATTAACAGAATTGATGGGAGGCGATGTTGTAGAGGTTGATTTATCAGGTAAACCATCTGTTATTTTGATGTCGGGATTACAAGGTTCTGGTAAAACTACTTTTTCGGGAAAACTTGCTAATTTTCTTGCTACTAAAAAAACTAAAAAACCACTTCTTGTTGCTTGTGATGTATATAGACCTGCGGCGATAGATCAATTGCACGTAGTTGGAGAGCAGATTAACGTAGAGGTTTTTAGTGATAGAGGTAATAATGATCCGGTTGCTATTGCCAAAGCTGGTGTAGCGCATGCAGAAGCAAATGGATTTAATGTCGTTATTATTGATACCGCGGGGCGTTTGGCTGTAGACGAAGTGATGATGACAGAGATAGCAAATATCCATAAAGCGGTTACTCCTAATGAAACCTTATTCGTTGTTGATTCTATGACAGGTCAGGATGCAGTTAATACTGCAAAAGCCTTTAATGACGTACTTAACTTTGATGGAGTAATCCTGACTAAGCTTGATGGTGATACTCGAGGTGGAGCAGCGATATCTATAAAATCGGTTGTTGATAAACCAATTAAATTTATTGGTACCGGGGAGAAAATGGAAGCTATTGATGTATTCTATCCTTCTCGTATGGCAGATCGTATTTTGGGGATGGGAGATGTAGTATCTCTGGTAGAGCGCGCTCAAGAACAGTTTGATGAAGAAGAAGCAAGAAAATTACAAAAGAAAATTGCCAAAAATCAGTTCGGATTTGATGATTTCTTAAAGCAAATTCAGCAGATTAAGAAAATGGGTAATATGAAGGATTTGATCGGAATGATCCCAGGAGCAGGGAAAATGATGAAAAATATGGATATCGATGATGATGCATTTAGGCATATTGAAGCGATTATACATTCTATGACGCCAGAAGAACGATCAAAGCCACAAATTATAAATTCTAGCAGAAAGAAACGAATTGGTAAAGGTTCGGGAACATCCATACAACAAGTAAATCAATTGTTAAAGCAATTTGATCAGATGAGTAAGATGATGAAAATGATGCAAGGTGGTGGTGGAAAACGAATGATGCAGATGATGGGTAAAATGAAATAA
- a CDS encoding GNAT family N-acetyltransferase: MKCQISRATDQDLPLMQHLFYQTVITYGSMVFTKSEIKIYSRLAINKAYWQNKFSKDFIYNAKLNGEIVGSFSMDPKGNIEYIFVHMNYHGRGIASELYRTIEEIAKETNIKTLTTQVNMLTRSFFQKNGFEIIKNASKVVGGEEVISYSGVKHL, translated from the coding sequence ATGAAGTGCCAAATATCAAGAGCAACCGACCAGGATTTACCGTTGATGCAACATTTGTTTTATCAAACGGTGATTACGTATGGCTCTATGGTATTCACAAAATCTGAAATTAAAATTTACTCTCGATTGGCCATAAACAAAGCATATTGGCAAAATAAATTTAGTAAGGACTTTATTTATAATGCTAAGTTAAATGGTGAAATTGTAGGTTCTTTTTCTATGGATCCAAAAGGGAATATTGAGTATATATTTGTTCATATGAATTATCATGGGCGAGGTATTGCTAGTGAATTGTATCGTACTATCGAAGAAATAGCAAAAGAAACAAATATAAAAACATTAACTACTCAGGTTAATATGTTAACCCGTTCGTTTTTCCAGAAAAATGGCTTCGAAATTATTAAAAATGCTTCAAAAGTCGTTGGAGGAGAGGAAGTAATAAGTTATAGCGGCGTAAAACATCTCTAA